AATACTTCAAGAAGATTTTTGAAAGTTTGACAAAATTTAATGATTTAAAGGGAACGTACCTTAGAATAGAATATTTTCAATTTGATTGTATTCTGATCTACAACATATTCCCTTAAGGACTCTCTGAAATCATCATTCCCAAAAAATCCCGGTCTAGGTGGAGCTCCAGGATATAACAGAAAGTCTCTTCTTTGAACCTTTTTCCTGTAAATTGCATTTACATGAGAGGTAATTAGTTGAGCTAAGGTATTTGACTCTTTTAAATGGAATAATAAAGCAATATTTTGCGGTAAATATATAGGTTCTCCTCTATCCGGATCAACTTGTGGTGTTCCGTCTTGTTGAACAGCCATTGGATTATTATCAGTTCGAAACAAAATCCGATTTGTTTCATTAGTAAAGTACATAATCTGAGATTGAGGAGGTAGATTAGTAACCTTATTACTGACCAATGGACCCATTTCAAGACGAACCTGATTGAATGTAACATTTTCTAATGTATCTAAAAATGCATCCAAAGGACTCATGTCTAATTTAACCAACATACCTAAACCTGATTTTACTCCTGCAAAGTGGCCTAAGTTGTAAGCTTGCATTTTGTTTTGCACTACTTCGGTAGGAGTTCCTGTGGGGTCATTTACAATCTGACTAAAATGACGTGCAAAGTTATTATTGATTCCAGTGGATATAGGATATGCTCTTGAAATGGTATCTCCCTCATTCTTGTAAAAGAAAACGAAACCGGTATTGTTACCAACTTGAGTATTAAATGAAACATCTTCATTTTCAGCACCTTTAAACACTACCCCTGGAAAAAATTCCCTAAATGAAAATATATCATTGAACCCAACCCCCCCTTTCATTTCCGCGAATAATCCTTCAACAAATTGATTATTGACCGAAATACTCACTATAGTATCTTGCTTTGCTTTAAAATCAACTTTGGTGCTTATTACAGGTTGGGGGTCATAGCTTAAGCTATTAAAATTATAATAATTGAGATCTTTGATCTGTTCTTGCAGTAAATGAATGTTGATAGTTTTTGGGGAATCAAGGTTATCCCCTAGGACATGGCGTATGTAGATATTAAACCTGACAGAATCTAATACGGCATTAGGTTCTGGCCTCCTTACATCCCTGTTGAAAAACAAACGGGAATATCCAGTAGCCTCTGTCTTTCCAAAAAAATCACTTTCTTCATTACCATATAGCAAGAAACCCGTATTGAGGGTTGATATGGAATCCCAGAGTACCACGGAAGCAGATAGGGGTATTTCTTGGTAGAAAACCCCAATCTGATTGTTTTCAGGATCCAATATCAATCCGATACTTGAAGGATCTTCGCAGGAAGATGTGATTGAAAATATAGTAAATAAACTTACAAACAGCTTAGCTGGCGAGGTCAGTATAGATGTTGTAATAACTTTCAAAAAGTTGTTCGTCTTCTTCTTCGTTGTTAATATCACACTTCTTGTCTTTAGAGCACTCTTCAATGAGTTTGCTTAGGTTTTCTGAAATTTCTTCGCTCTTGATGACTACGTCGGCGTATTCCATTCCGATTTTAAGGAAGCCTTCGTAATCTTTTGATTTTAGTGGTGCAAGAATGGCGTCATCAATATCCACCATTTTCACTTTCTCCAACAAATCGTCGCCAAATTTATGAGTAAATCCGGTATTATAAATAGCGAATACCGATTTTGTATCTTTAAACAAAGGTTCGTTTTTGTAGGTTGTCTTTAGATACATTGGAATCAGACTTGTCATCCAATCATTACAATGGACAACATCAGGAGCCCAACCCAATTTTTTTACTGTTTCAATAACTCCTTTACAGAAGAAAATGGCTCTTTCGTCATTGTCTTCATAGAATTTCTCATGCTTGTCATGAAAAACGCTTTTTCTTTGGAAGTAGTCTTCGTTGTCAATGAAATAAACCTGAAGCTTCGCATTTGGAATTGATGCCACCTTGATAATCAGGGGCTTTTCTTCCTCTCCTACAGCAATATTTATCCCTGAAAGCCTTACTACTTCATGCAATCTGTTTTTTCTTTCATTGATTAAGCCGAATCTTGGAACAAGAATACGGATTTCCATTCCTTTTTCCTGCATCGCTTGTGGCAATGCCCTTACGAAATTAGCGACTTCTGAGGTTTGAAGAAATGGATTGATTTCACTTGCAACGTAGAGAATACGGAGTTTAGACATACCTTGTTGAGTTTTATTGAGTGATAATAAACGCACAAAGATACAAAAAAAAAGTGGTAAATCCATTGTTATTCTGAATATTAACATAGTTTTGCCTCTATTTTACATTCGCAAAGTACAACACTCGTGAAATTTCTACGGACCAAAAAAGAAGTAAATCAAGAACTTAACATTCTCCAAAAAAAACAAATTACTATCGGTTTTGTGCCTACTATGGGGGCATTACATGATGGACATTTGGAATTAGTAAAAAAAGCCAAACAAAATTCTAATATTGTTGTAGTGTCAATTTTCGTGAATCCTACCCAATTTAACAATAAAGAGGATTTTGAAAATTACCCCAACACTATAAGCAAAGATTTGGAATTATTGGACCAAACCGGGGTGGATTTGGTGTTTGTCCCTGATATTCAGGAGATTTACCCCGCTCAACCCAGTCTTTCGTTTGATTTCGGTAAAATAGAGAGGGTTTTAGAGGGAGCTTTCCGTCCAGGTCACTTTAATGGGGTAGCTATAGTAGTTTCGAAGTTGTTAAATATTGTTAAACCCCATCAGGTCTATTTTGGGCAGAAAGATTTGCAGCAAGTAATGATTGTCCGAAGGTTGGTTGAGGACCTTTCTTTCAATACTGAAATTGTAATCATTCCCACTGTAAGGGAAGCTGACGGTTTGGCCATGTCTTCCAGAAATCTTAGACTTTCCTTGGAACAAAGAGCAATAGCCCCCCTTTTATACAAAGCATTGCTAAAGGCTAAAGATGAACTTTTAAAGGGCAATAATTGGTTAGCTATCCGAGAAAAAATAAATCTGATGTTTAAGGAGCAGCCCGGAGTGCAATTGGAGTACTTTGAATTGGTATCCACCGAGCGATTCGAACTTCTAGAGGAAGTAAGCGATCAATCGGGAATTGCTATATGTACAGCAGCTTTTATAGGAAATATCAGGTTAATAGACAACATATCAATATTTGATTAATTTCGCGAAAAAAATCCTTGCATGCATATTCAGGTATTAAAATCAAAAATACATAGAGTAAAAATCACCCAAGCAGAATTACATTATGTAGGAAGTATCACCGTAGATGAAGATCTCATGGATGCGGCCAATATTATTGAAAACGAAAAAGTACAGATAGTCAATATCAATAATGGTGAGCGGCTTGAAACATACGTCATTAAGGGAGAACGTGGCAGTGGTATGGTTTGTCTCAATGGACCTGCTGCAAGGAAAGCGCAGGTCGGGGATATTGTAATTCTTATTTCCTATGCATCCATGGACTTTGAAGATGCCAAAAAACATAAACCTCTGATTATCTTTCCGGATGACCACAATAAATTGATCTAAGGTGAGGCTTACAAAAAAACAATGGATCCAGGTGGCGGTTTCTTTGATAGTAGCCATCTGGATTTTTTGGTTTCTATATAAAGATATCAGCTTTGATTCATTGCTTGAAGCATTATCTCATACCTCCCTATTTTGGTTTGGCTTGTCGATTTTGGTCTCTCTGATTGGTTTTTGGGTGAGAGCTTGGAGATGGAAGTTGCTCATAGATGCCGGAGAATCCGAAAAAACCAAAACTATACACACATTCTGGGCATTGATGATAGGTTACCTTGCTAATCTTCTGGTTCCCCGTGCAGGTGAAGTGGTTAGATGTGGCGTATTGACCAAAACCGAAGACCGGCAAATGGGCAAGCTTCTTGGAACTGTGATATTGGAAAGGACCTTTGACCTGCTGTTTATGGTCAGTATTATATTTTTGGCTTTCTTGCTTGAAAAGGATCTTTTTGTTCGGTTATTCAGTGATTTGGTGTCTTTGGATTCACTGAAGGGGAAAATATTTCAATACCTTCCTTTGTTGATTGGGGGATTGATTGTAGCTATGATATTTGTTTATTTGGTTTTCCTAAAATACAAAGACAGTAATTTGTTCAGAAAGATCAGGCATTTTCTAAGGGATTTGGTCAATGGTGTGATAAGCCTTAAAAAGGTTGATAATCAATTGGGTTTCTGGAGCAGTTCGGTTTTTATCTGGTTTACCTATTATCTGATGCTGATGTTTATGGCTTGGGCTATTCCATCAACTGCCAGTTTGTCATTAAGCTCCATGCTCATGGTCATGGTAATGGGTAGTATTGGCATGATTGCTCCTGTACAAGGGGGTATAGGAACCTTTCATGCATTAGTGGCTTTCATTTTGATGGCGTATGGTTTAAGCAATGAAGAAGGTAAAATCTTTGCGGTGATCATCCATGGAAGTCAGGTACTGACCATGATAGTTCTAGGATTGATCGCTTTGTTTTTTTTCTTTAAAATAACTGCAAAGAAAGAATCCAAAACTTCTTAATTTCGTAATAAACTACCAAACATAAAAAACTATGATTATTCTAATTGTTGTTTTATTCGCTGTCTTAGGCTTTGTGGTCAGCAGTAGGTTAAAAAGTAAGTTTAAGAAATATTCTCAAACTTCCCTTAAAGCCAATTTATCAGGTAAAGAAATTGCTGAACTGATGCTTGCGGACAATAATATCTATGATGTAAAAGTTCTCAGTGTGGATGGTCAGCTGACTGACCATTATAATCCTATGAACCGGACTGTAAATCTCAGCCCCGACGTGTATTATGGAAGAAATGCTGCCGCCGCTGCCGTGGCTTCCCATGAATGTGGCCACGCCGTTCAGCATGCTACTGCTTATACTTGGTTGAATTTGAGGTCTGCTATGGTACCTGTTCAAAACGCAAGTGGGAAAATCCTGAATATTGTTCTGATTGCTTCACTTCTTGGAGGCTTCATGTTGAATCTTCCCTATGAATTGATCGGATATATTGTGGTTGGTTCTTATGGTGTA
This window of the Aquiflexum balticum DSM 16537 genome carries:
- the panD gene encoding aspartate 1-decarboxylase, with amino-acid sequence MHIQVLKSKIHRVKITQAELHYVGSITVDEDLMDAANIIENEKVQIVNINNGERLETYVIKGERGSGMVCLNGPAARKAQVGDIVILISYASMDFEDAKKHKPLIIFPDDHNKLI
- the panC gene encoding pantoate--beta-alanine ligase; its protein translation is MKFLRTKKEVNQELNILQKKQITIGFVPTMGALHDGHLELVKKAKQNSNIVVVSIFVNPTQFNNKEDFENYPNTISKDLELLDQTGVDLVFVPDIQEIYPAQPSLSFDFGKIERVLEGAFRPGHFNGVAIVVSKLLNIVKPHQVYFGQKDLQQVMIVRRLVEDLSFNTEIVIIPTVREADGLAMSSRNLRLSLEQRAIAPLLYKALLKAKDELLKGNNWLAIREKINLMFKEQPGVQLEYFELVSTERFELLEEVSDQSGIAICTAAFIGNIRLIDNISIFD
- a CDS encoding zinc metallopeptidase, whose amino-acid sequence is MIILIVVLFAVLGFVVSSRLKSKFKKYSQTSLKANLSGKEIAELMLADNNIYDVKVLSVDGQLTDHYNPMNRTVNLSPDVYYGRNAAAAAVASHECGHAVQHATAYTWLNLRSAMVPVQNASGKILNIVLIASLLGGFMLNLPYELIGYIVVGSYGVMTLFTLVTLPVEFDASNRALAWIKTRNVVTQDEYAMSKDALKWAAMTYVVAALAALATLAYYIFIFFGNRD
- a CDS encoding lysylphosphatidylglycerol synthase transmembrane domain-containing protein, translated to MRLTKKQWIQVAVSLIVAIWIFWFLYKDISFDSLLEALSHTSLFWFGLSILVSLIGFWVRAWRWKLLIDAGESEKTKTIHTFWALMIGYLANLLVPRAGEVVRCGVLTKTEDRQMGKLLGTVILERTFDLLFMVSIIFLAFLLEKDLFVRLFSDLVSLDSLKGKIFQYLPLLIGGLIVAMIFVYLVFLKYKDSNLFRKIRHFLRDLVNGVISLKKVDNQLGFWSSSVFIWFTYYLMLMFMAWAIPSTASLSLSSMLMVMVMGSIGMIAPVQGGIGTFHALVAFILMAYGLSNEEGKIFAVIIHGSQVLTMIVLGLIALFFFFKITAKKESKTS
- a CDS encoding DUF4270 family protein, coding for MKSALKTRSVILTTKKKTNNFLKVITTSILTSPAKLFVSLFTIFSITSSCEDPSSIGLILDPENNQIGVFYQEIPLSASVVLWDSISTLNTGFLLYGNEESDFFGKTEATGYSRLFFNRDVRRPEPNAVLDSVRFNIYIRHVLGDNLDSPKTINIHLLQEQIKDLNYYNFNSLSYDPQPVISTKVDFKAKQDTIVSISVNNQFVEGLFAEMKGGVGFNDIFSFREFFPGVVFKGAENEDVSFNTQVGNNTGFVFFYKNEGDTISRAYPISTGINNNFARHFSQIVNDPTGTPTEVVQNKMQAYNLGHFAGVKSGLGMLVKLDMSPLDAFLDTLENVTFNQVRLEMGPLVSNKVTNLPPQSQIMYFTNETNRILFRTDNNPMAVQQDGTPQVDPDRGEPIYLPQNIALLFHLKESNTLAQLITSHVNAIYRKKVQRRDFLLYPGAPPRPGFFGNDDFRESLREYVVDQNTIKLKIFYSKVRSL
- a CDS encoding glycogen/starch synthase encodes the protein MSKLRILYVASEINPFLQTSEVANFVRALPQAMQEKGMEIRILVPRFGLINERKNRLHEVVRLSGINIAVGEEEKPLIIKVASIPNAKLQVYFIDNEDYFQRKSVFHDKHEKFYEDNDERAIFFCKGVIETVKKLGWAPDVVHCNDWMTSLIPMYLKTTYKNEPLFKDTKSVFAIYNTGFTHKFGDDLLEKVKMVDIDDAILAPLKSKDYEGFLKIGMEYADVVIKSEEISENLSKLIEECSKDKKCDINNEEEDEQLFESYYNIYTDLAS